DNA sequence from the Pirellulales bacterium genome:
GGCTCGGCGGCCGATTTCGTCGTGAAACAGGCGCGGCCCCAATTGCGCACCGCCGATCCCTGGTTCTGCAGCACCGAGCGCATCTGGCGCGAAGTCGAGGTGCTGCGCGTCTGTCACGGCGTGACCAATCGCACGCCCGAGATCCTGCGCGAGGATCGCGAGAACCATCTTTTCGCGATGACGGCCGCGCCGCGCGAGCATCGCGTTTGGAAAGCCGATCTGCTGGCCGGCGAGTTCGATCGCGCGATCGCGACCGCCTGCGGCAGGCTGCTCGGCCAACTCCACGCCGGCACCTGGCAGGACGCCGACGTGGCGCGTCGGCTGGAAGATCGCCGCTACTTCGATGAATTGCGCCTCGATCCCTACTACCGCCAGGTGGCGCGCAACGTGCCGGACGTACGCGATGCCTTCGAGCGGTTGATCGCGTCGGTGCTCAAGCATCGCCATTCACTCGTCCATGCCGATTTCAGCCCGAAAAACCTGCTCGTGTGGTCAACGGGGCTGATGCTCGTCGATTTCGAGACGGGCCACTACGGCGATCCGGCCTTCGATCTTGGGTTTTTCCTCTCGCATCTCGTGCTCAAGGCGTTTTATAGGGCGCCGCGGCACGAGGCGATGCTGATGTTGATCGAGGGCTTCTTGGAGCAATATGCCCAGCAAATACAGCCGCGCGTAGGCCAGCCTGAGTACGAGGATCTCATCGGGCGCGGCGTGCAGAATCTCGCCGGCTGTGCCTGGGCGCGGCTCGACGGCAAGAGCAAGATCGAGTATCTCACCGACGAGTCGAAATGCGATGCGGTTCGCGCGCTGTGTCGCGATACGCTGGGACGCGGCTCCACGACCTGGGGCCAATTCCGCGACGAGCTCGCCAGCCAGCTAGCCCGCGTTTCGTGAACGAAGGAGTCTCACGCTTGTCACGCATTGCCGAGATTCAGGCCCGCGAAATCCTCGACAGCCGCGGGTTGCCTACGGTCGAGGTGGACATTCGCGTCGACGACGGCGCGTGGGGCCGGGCCAGTGTTCCTTCGGGCGCCAGCACCGGCACGGCCGAAGCACTCGAGCTACGCGACGATGACGCGAACCGCTACGACGGCCGCGGCGTGTCGCGGGCGGTCGAGAACGTGCGCTCCGCGATCGGTCCCGCGCTGGTCGGCCATGCGGTTGAAGATCAGCTTACGCTCGACGCGCGACTCATCGAGTTGGATGGCACGGAGAACAAATCGCGTCTCGGGGCGAACGCGCTGCTGGGCGTGTCGTTGGCCGCGGCACATGCGGCGGCCGCCAGCCGCGACGTGCCGCTCTATCGGCACCTTCACGAGCTAACCACTCAACTCTTTCAAGCCGATGAAGGTGATCTCTGCCGGCAATTGGCCATCCCGGCACCGACCATGCACCGTGTAAGCAGGAGCCCGGCCACGACATTCGGCCCCCGCCTGCCGCTGCCGATGACGAACATGATCTCGGGCGGACTGCACGCCGGGGGGAATCTCGACTTTCAAGACGTGCTGATCCTGCCCGTCGGCGCGCCGAACTATCGCACGGGCCTGGAATGGATCGTGCGTGTCTATCGTCGCCTCGGCGAACTACTGAAAGCGTCCGGCTACGAGGGGCGCCTCGTCGGCGACGAAGGAGGTTTCGGTCCGCGACTGCCCGACAATGACTCGGCGATCGAGATGGTCACCCGCGCGATCGAGGCGGCACGCCTGCGCCCTGGCGCCGACGTTGCGATCGCCCTCGATGTCGCGTCCACTCACTTCTACGACGGTTCGCACTATCGCCTGGCGGCGACCGGCGATGCACGGCTCACGAACCAGGAGATGATCGAGCAACTCGTGGCGCTCGTGGATCGGTACCCGATCGTGAGCATCGAAGACGGCCTGGCCGAAGAAGATTGGTCGGGCTGGCAGGAACTCACCCGCCGTCTAGGCGATCGTGTGCGACTGGTGGGCGACGATCTCTTCGCCACCAACCCCCGCCGCGTGCGACGTGGGATCGGCGAACAGACCGCCAATGCCGTGCTCATCAAGGTCAATCAAATCGGGACGCTTGCCGAGACTCTCTACACGATGCGCATCGCCCAGGAAGCAGGCTACACGCGTGTGGTCTCGGCGCGCAGCGGCGAAACCGAGGATACGACCATCGCTGATCTCGCGGTCGGGGCGGCCGGCGAGCAGATCAAAATCGGCTCGATCGTCCGCAGCGAGCGGCTGGTGAAGTACAATCGCCTGCTCCGCATCGCCGAAGAACTGGGCGAATGACGAGGCGAGTCAAACTAGGCAATCCACCGCGACGCTGGGGATCGATCAAGATGTTCCGTTACTTCGTCGATAAGAAAGATTGTGCGCACCACCGTATTTTTCCGGGCGTCGATATCTATACGACGTACGGCGAGAACGTGATGCTCTCGCTCGTCGAATTCGAGCCGCACGCCGTGGTCGAGGAACACAGTCACCCGCACGAGCAACTCGGATTGATGCTCGAAGGGGAGGCCGAGTTCATCGTCGGCGGCGAGTCGCGCATCGTGCGACAGGGGGAGATGTGGCGCATTCCCGGGGGCGTGAAGCATAAGGTGATCGCCGGCGATCGGCCGGTCCGCGCTCTCGACGTGTTCCATCCGATTCGCGAGGACTACAAGTGATCGTGTCGCCGTCGCCTGCCGTACGCTCGCTGGCCGTGACCGCCATGCTGGTGCTGGCATGCCTGGGTTGCTCGTCACCCTTTCAGTCGATCGTCCGGCGCGATTCGGCGGCCGGTCTGTATGAAAGAGCCTCGCTCGAATACCGTCTCGACGCCAGCCGCCTGAATTTGCCCCTGGCGATTACGCACGTCGAAGGACAACTCGTCTCGTACGACCGCACGGCGAGCAATCCCGAGCCGGGCGAGTCGACCGGAACGCTGAAGCTCGTCTATCCTCATCCCAGCGGACGTACGGACCTCGCCCTGGCCCGGGTCACGATCGAGTCGAAGCTGCCCGCTCCCACGCAGGCGCCAGCCACGGCCGACCGCGCCGCCGCCGCACGACTAGCCGCCGGTGGCGCGCCGATCAAAGAGACCTGGGAACTCGATATCTCGCGGGCCGAGCTGGATCGCATCGTGTCGAAGCTGAATACCACCGGCTATTTCGAAAAGAAAACCAAGCGCGGCGCCGGCGTGCGAGTGGCCACGACGCTCGACGGCCGCGAGGTCGCGAAAGACTGGGATCAATCGGCCGAGCTCGACCAGTTGATGGTCCGCGTACGCAGCCAGGGGCAGCTCGTGGCCATGGATCGGCCGGCCGGCTACCGTCCGCAGGGCGCGCCCCCGGCGAGCGTCGTGGCCTGGCGCGAGCTCTCTGCCCGTCGACTCGCTGCGGAAGCCGAGCCCACACCCGGAGACGGACGTCCGCTCGGCTCGTCCCTGGCCACGGCCGTCCAGCATGGACTGCAAGAGCCTCCGATCTACGCGCCGCAGACGCAGATTTCGCAGGCGCCGCAGGTGGCGCCGCCGCGACAATACTAAAAACACCGAGGCTAAACCCTCGGCCCGCGTTCGCGCCGCGCTCGCTCGTAGATCGCGATGTTCTCGCGGGCCCAACGTGCGGGATCGAGTTCTTGTGCGGTGACCATCGCCGACGGTTTCTTTTTCCATCCCTCGGCGATGCCGCGGAGGATGGCGTCGGCCAGTAACTCGTGATCGTCGGGGGGAACCAGCTCGCGCGCTGCGAGCGAAAGCAGCTCCTCGCGACCGTCTCCCGCGCTGGCGACGATCGGCGCGCCGGCCCCCTGCGCTTCGAGCATCGCCCAAGTCGATGGGGCCCCATGCGAAGGGACCACGGCCAGTGCCGCCTCGCCCAGCAAATGCTGCACGGCTGCACGCGGCTGCCAGCCCAGGAAGTGGGTTCGCTCGAGCGATAGCCGACCGGCTTGCAGGTGCAACTCCTCACGCTGGGGGCCGTCCCCCACGATCAACAACCGCAGCGTCGGGTGCATACTTTCGCAGATCGCCGCCGCGTTGATGAGTGTGGTGGCGCCATGGCGCGGAACGAGCGTGCCAGCGAACACGACAAGGGGACTCTCGCCCGATGGCAGGCCCAGCTCCCCCCGAAGGTGAGCTTCGCCCGGCTGCGGCGATCGTGCGATGGCGGCGCGATCCCACGCGGGTCGCACAAGCTCGAGGCGAGTTTCGACGCCGGGCAGACGGCGGCGAATCTCGGCAGACAGATCCTCGCTCGAGGCGATCAAGGCCGCGGCGTTTTCCGCCGCCTGCTCGGCCAAGAGTTGCAGGCGGGCATCCTCGCACGCCACCTGCAGGCTGGCCGCGTGCGCGCTGACTACATAGGGCACC
Encoded proteins:
- a CDS encoding aminoglycoside phosphotransferase family protein — protein: MEVIDAGNAEAYLRRQGWIARASYITVESLAGGVSNEVLYIRFVDGSAADFVVKQARPQLRTADPWFCSTERIWREVEVLRVCHGVTNRTPEILREDRENHLFAMTAAPREHRVWKADLLAGEFDRAIATACGRLLGQLHAGTWQDADVARRLEDRRYFDELRLDPYYRQVARNVPDVRDAFERLIASVLKHRHSLVHADFSPKNLLVWSTGLMLVDFETGHYGDPAFDLGFFLSHLVLKAFYRAPRHEAMLMLIEGFLEQYAQQIQPRVGQPEYEDLIGRGVQNLAGCAWARLDGKSKIEYLTDESKCDAVRALCRDTLGRGSTTWGQFRDELASQLARVS
- the eno gene encoding phosphopyruvate hydratase, translating into MSRIAEIQAREILDSRGLPTVEVDIRVDDGAWGRASVPSGASTGTAEALELRDDDANRYDGRGVSRAVENVRSAIGPALVGHAVEDQLTLDARLIELDGTENKSRLGANALLGVSLAAAHAAAASRDVPLYRHLHELTTQLFQADEGDLCRQLAIPAPTMHRVSRSPATTFGPRLPLPMTNMISGGLHAGGNLDFQDVLILPVGAPNYRTGLEWIVRVYRRLGELLKASGYEGRLVGDEGGFGPRLPDNDSAIEMVTRAIEAARLRPGADVAIALDVASTHFYDGSHYRLAATGDARLTNQEMIEQLVALVDRYPIVSIEDGLAEEDWSGWQELTRRLGDRVRLVGDDLFATNPRRVRRGIGEQTANAVLIKVNQIGTLAETLYTMRIAQEAGYTRVVSARSGETEDTTIADLAVGAAGEQIKIGSIVRSERLVKYNRLLRIAEELGE
- a CDS encoding cupin domain-containing protein, which gives rise to MFRYFVDKKDCAHHRIFPGVDIYTTYGENVMLSLVEFEPHAVVEEHSHPHEQLGLMLEGEAEFIVGGESRIVRQGEMWRIPGGVKHKVIAGDRPVRALDVFHPIREDYK
- a CDS encoding glycosyltransferase family 4 protein, encoding MRILLVNDSPLVGSGSGTTTEELGRALLRAGHDVRGLLLADRRDIAAPFPVRAVVCSTSAPAAELPFDFPVWTWHPASRATYAMLAEAEFHRLREVLRIELDREVSDFDPEVIHCQHLGLWAHLALESGVPYVVSAHAASLQVACEDARLQLLAEQAAENAAALIASSEDLSAEIRRRLPGVETRLELVRPAWDRAAIARSPQPGEAHLRGELGLPSGESPLVVFAGTLVPRHGATTLINAAAICESMHPTLRLLIVGDGPQREELHLQAGRLSLERTHFLGWQPRAAVQHLLGEAALAVVPSHGAPSTWAMLEAQGAGAPIVASAGDGREELLSLAARELVPPDDHELLADAILRGIAEGWKKKPSAMVTAQELDPARWARENIAIYERARRERGPRV